A single region of the Vicia villosa cultivar HV-30 ecotype Madison, WI linkage group LG4, Vvil1.0, whole genome shotgun sequence genome encodes:
- the LOC131594208 gene encoding indole-3-acetic acid-induced protein ARG7-like, which translates to MSAKCSKIRHIVRLRQMLRRWRNKARMSSANRAPSDVPAGHVAVCVGTNYTRFIMRATYLNHPIFQKLLVQAEEEYGFSNHGPLTIPCDEEFFEEALRFISRSNNGSNRFVNLEFEDFQRRCHVGIRTNVDFWPESRPLLHGLSDKNIW; encoded by the coding sequence ATGTCTGCAAAATGCAGTAAAATCCGCCACATTGTACGCCTCCGCCAGATGCTACGCCGCTGGCGAAACAAAGCACGCATGTCATCCGCCAACCGTGCACCGTCGGATGTACCCGCGGGACACGTGGCAGTCTGCGTCGGAACTAACTACACCAGATTCATCATGCGCGCGACGTACCTGAACCACCCCATTTTCCAGAAGCTTCTCGTTCAAGCCGAAGAAGAATACGGTTTCTCAAACCACGGTCCTCTCACCATCCCCTGCGATGAAGAATTCTTCGAAGAAGCTCTCCGGTTCATTTCCCGGTCCAACAACGGATCGAACCGGTTCGTTAATCTCGAGTTTGAAGATTTTCAAAGACGCTGCCACGTCGGAATTAGAACTAACGTCGATTTTTGGCCTGAATCTCGACCGCTCCTTCATGGTCTCAGTGACAAAAATATTTGGTAG